A portion of the Cellulophaga algicola DSM 14237 genome contains these proteins:
- a CDS encoding DUF4136 domain-containing protein gives MKTFKILALPIFALLVLSSCSSVRVMADYDKKADFNTYKTYAFYKTGIDKAQISDLDKKRILYAIEAEMSARGFSKSENPDVLISIFTKEREQVDIYNNYWGGGFGWGWNPYFWGGQNMYGNQVSTRTEGSLYIDLIDAKDKQLVWQGKGVGSLYQTKNIEKKEERIQKFVSEILKAYPPMASN, from the coding sequence ATGAAAACATTTAAAATTTTAGCGCTGCCTATTTTTGCACTGCTGGTATTAAGTTCCTGTAGCTCTGTTCGTGTAATGGCAGATTATGATAAAAAGGCAGATTTCAATACCTACAAAACATATGCTTTTTATAAAACAGGAATAGACAAGGCTCAAATTTCTGATTTAGACAAGAAAAGAATTTTGTATGCTATTGAAGCAGAAATGAGTGCAAGAGGTTTTTCAAAATCTGAAAACCCAGATGTTTTAATAAGCATTTTCACCAAAGAAAGAGAACAAGTAGATATCTATAACAATTACTGGGGTGGTGGCTTTGGATGGGGTTGGAACCCTTATTTCTGGGGAGGACAAAATATGTATGGCAACCAAGTAAGTACCCGTACAGAAGGTTCTTTATATATTGATCTAATTGACGCTAAAGACAAGCAATTGGTATGGCAAGGAAAAGGTGTCGGTTCTTTATACCAAACCAAAAATATAGAAAAGAAAGAGGAACGTATTCAGAAATTTGTTTCTGAGATATTGAAAGCTTACCCACCAATGGCATCCAACTAA
- a CDS encoding DUF5522 domain-containing protein, whose product MKKIIPIEEGDFYLSEQGYKVFTEKYHLKRGYCCESGCRHCPYGYNSKTNKYT is encoded by the coding sequence ATGAAAAAAATTATCCCTATAGAAGAAGGTGATTTTTACCTTTCGGAACAAGGATATAAAGTTTTCACCGAGAAGTATCACTTAAAACGCGGTTATTGTTGTGAAAGTGGTTGCAGACATTGTCCCTATGGCTACAACTCCAAAACCAATAAGTACACGTAA